Proteins encoded in a region of the Prunus persica cultivar Lovell chromosome G4, Prunus_persica_NCBIv2, whole genome shotgun sequence genome:
- the LOC18780496 gene encoding beta-amyrin 28-oxidase has protein sequence METLYLALSLGAAFLAFIIFAFKGKSDDGKNLPPGSMGWPIVGETLEFLFGKPEIFVSKRMRRYSPEIFKTKILGEKTAVICGPNGHKFLFSNEQKYFTAFRPHSMQKMFRSYKAPAAAAAAAALPAVAQPARDEEAKVLRSPGFLKPEALVRYLGVMDSITQAQMKAYWEGKDEVEVYPLTKTLTLGLACRFFLGIDEPDRIARFVSNFDDVTVGMHSLILNFPGTTFYKATKAADELRRELKIVIQEKKAAMASGAPMHDILSHMIVASDPTGKHMAEAEIADKIMGLLTAGYSTVATAMTFFMKYVGERPDIYAKVLAEHKEIADSKKPGQFLEWDDINKMKYSWNVLYEVMRFTPPLQGTFREALTDFTYAGYTIPKGWKVYWTVSTTNMNPEYFPNPEKFDPSRYDDLNAFPAFTFVPFGGGPRMCPGKEYARLAILTFVHNVVMRFKWEVLFPNEKITGDMMPTPEKGLPVRLHRH, from the exons ATGGAGACCCTTTACCTTGCTTTGTCTTTGGGTGCTGCTTTTTTAGCGTTTATCATCTTTGCATTCAAAGGCAAATCAGATGATGGCAAGAACCTGCCACCAGGGAGCATGGGGTGGCCTATTGTGGGTGAAACTCTGGAGTTTCTGTTTGGGAAGCCAGAAATCTTTGTGTCCAAGAGGATGAGGAGGTACTCCCCTGAAATCTTCAAGACCAAGATTCTTGGAGAGAAAACTGCCGTTATTTGTGGTCCTAATGGACACAAATTTCTGTTTTCTAATGAGCAGAAGTACTTCACAGCTTTTCGACCACATTCCATGCAAAAGATGTTTCGTTCGTATAAGGCTCCTGCAGcagcagctgctgctgctgctcttcCAGCAGTAGCACAACCTGCTCGTGACGAAGAAGCCAAAGTGTTGAGGTCACCGGGGTTTTTGAAGCCCGAAGCATTGGTAAGGTACTTGGGGGTAATGGACTCGATCACCCAAGCACAGATGAAGGCCTATTGGGAAGGCAAAGATGAGGTGGAGGTGTACCCTCTGACCAAGACCCTCACTCTAGGCCTTGCCTGCAGATTCTTCTTGGGCATAGATGAGCCAGACAGAATTGCAAGGTTTGTGAGCAATTTCGATGATGTGACTGTTGGGATGCATTCACTTATTCTGAATTTCCCAGGAACAACATTCTACAAAGCAACCAAAGCAGCCGATGAACTTCGAAGGGAGTTGAAGATTGTGATTCAGGAGAAGAAGGCTGCAATGGCATCAGGAGCTCCCATGCATGACATATTGTCACATATGATTGTGGCAAGTGATCCAACTGGCAAACACATGGCTGAGGCTGAGATTGCTGATAAGATCATGGGTTTGCTGACAGCAGGATACAGCACTGTGGCTACTGCCATGACTTTCTTCATGAAATATGTTGGAGAGAGGCCAGACATTTATGCCAAAGTCCTAGCTG AACACAAGGAGATTGCAGACTCAAAGAAGCCTGGACAATTTTTGGAGTGGGATGACATCAACAAGATGAAGTACTCATGGAATGTATTGTATGAAGTGATGAGATTCACACCACCACTTCAGGGGACATTCCGAGAAGCCTTGACTGACTTCACCTATGCTGGTTACACCATCCCAAAGGGCTGGAAG GTATATTGGACTGTTAGTACAACAAACATGAACCCAGAGTACTTTCCCAACCCAGAAAAGTTTGACCCCTCAAGATATGATGACTTGAATGCATTCCCAGCTTTCACATTTGTTCCATTTGGAGGAGGACCAAGAATGTGCCCTGGCAAAGAGTATGCAAGGCTAGCCATACTCACTTTTGTTCACAATGTGGTGATGAGGTTCAAATGGGAAGTGCTATTTCCTAACGAAAAGATTACAGGTGACATGATGCCAACACCGGAGAAAGGACTTCCGGTTCGTCTTCATCGTCACTAG